A genomic window from Clostridium aceticum includes:
- a CDS encoding class I SAM-dependent methyltransferase translates to MELENIKNYWNKRAEGYSLSINEQLQNDVKEECLSMLQKYAPNKPNLDCLDIGCGPGFLSILLAQWGHKVTAVDYSENMLEYASKNFSEAKVDVSLLQMDAQNLQFEDASFDYIVSRDLVWNLENPDKAYTEWMRVLRPGGHILILDGNYYLHYYSKDYEEAIKSKENKPTHKYMLGVDSTPIENIAKELPLSRQYRPAWDISYFINAGASNISSDIKRERYINSQSNTEKSVISKFALCVVKAE, encoded by the coding sequence ATGGAACTAGAAAATATCAAGAATTATTGGAACAAACGAGCTGAGGGCTATTCACTGAGTATTAATGAGCAACTGCAAAATGATGTAAAAGAAGAATGTCTATCTATGCTACAGAAATATGCACCTAATAAGCCAAACTTGGACTGTCTAGATATTGGATGTGGTCCTGGATTTCTTTCCATACTTTTAGCTCAATGGGGTCACAAAGTAACAGCTGTGGACTATTCAGAAAACATGTTGGAATATGCTTCTAAAAATTTTTCTGAAGCAAAGGTTGATGTATCACTTTTACAGATGGATGCTCAGAACCTTCAATTTGAAGATGCAAGCTTTGATTATATTGTCTCACGAGATCTGGTATGGAATCTAGAGAATCCTGATAAAGCTTATACCGAATGGATGAGAGTTCTGCGTCCTGGTGGTCATATTCTCATTCTTGATGGTAATTATTATCTTCATTATTATAGTAAAGATTATGAGGAAGCTATAAAATCCAAGGAGAATAAACCAACTCACAAGTATATGCTGGGGGTAGATTCTACTCCTATTGAGAATATTGCTAAAGAGCTTCCTTTAAGCAGACAATATCGCCCAGCTTGGGACATATCGTATTTTATTAATGCAGGGGCAAGCAACATATCCTCTGATATAAAAAGAGAAAGATATATAAACAGCCAATCGAATACTGAAAAGTCAGTGATCAGTAAGTTTGCTTTGTGTGTGGTGAAAGCAGAGTAA
- a CDS encoding PadR family transcriptional regulator, with amino-acid sequence MQDQILRKFFLGFIQIHILHHAKKDPFYGAWMIEELKEHGYDMSPGTLYPLLHSMESKGLVEKEEKTVEGKVRKYYKITTLGNEVLEEARKKAYELFKEIRD; translated from the coding sequence ATGCAAGACCAAATTTTAAGAAAATTTTTCTTAGGTTTTATACAAATCCATATACTTCATCACGCAAAAAAAGACCCCTTCTACGGCGCTTGGATGATAGAAGAACTTAAAGAACATGGGTATGATATGAGCCCTGGAACCTTATATCCACTACTACACAGTATGGAGTCCAAGGGGCTAGTTGAAAAGGAAGAAAAGACTGTGGAGGGCAAGGTTAGAAAATACTATAAGATAACTACATTGGGAAACGAAGTTTTAGAAGAAGCCCGAAAAAAAGCTTATGAATTATTTAAAGAAATCAGAGATTAA